In the genome of Andrena cerasifolii isolate SP2316 unplaced genomic scaffold, iyAndCera1_principal scaffold0045, whole genome shotgun sequence, the window gtggacacttaggggtaaaacggaccctagaacgcataaaattaaatcattcgtggccaggaatgcgacaagacgtagaaaagtacatctctagatgtgaaaaatgccaaagaaataagctatcgagaataaccaaagcccccatggttattacagacactcccacggaaccattcgagaaatgcgcactagacatcgtaggacctttacccgagaccggcagacgaaacaaatacatattaacctttcaagatcttttaaccaaattcagtaaggccatacccctcgagaaccaagaagcggataccgtagctagagaattcgttactaaaataatttgcgaatacggcattccgcagcgagtactaacagatcaaggaactaattttctaagccaagtctttaaaaacgtatgtaggttactaaaaatcgacaaaatccaaactacagcctaccacccccaatcgaacggagcgctagaaagaagccaccgcacgctggcagaatatttaaagaactatatcgcagaagaccagactgactgggatgaatggctaccgtacgcgatgttcacatacaatactacccctcacacgtctactagctacacgccctacgaactcgttttcggaagacaagcttccttaccaacctcattaaaccaagcaccgcaactaacatacacctacgacaaatacgctgaagaattacgcgaaagactacggtccacgaatagcatcgcgcgcgaaactatagggatcaatagggacaagtcaaaaaggcaatatgataaaaggacagctaacaaatttttcaaaattggggagcaagtactcctacacgacgagacagtgagacgcggacgatcgaaaaaaactaacacccgcgtggataggaccctactcaattcaaaacacgcacgacaataataactacactataggaaagggacgaaaaacgcgccgcgtacacgcaaaccggttaaaacacttcatagaataggacaggaacaaggaaacggtcgcagtagtgaaggaaagtaacggtacgcagacaaactattgaaaaaaaaaaggaggagaaaaaatttattcaatttaggatatatgagtccaaattaatatgtgtgtgtgtcaccccccaagcgcgcctataatagaaaccacggacctggccgcgtgaagggttccggaaaacgatcgccatgacgttctggaacaataaccagacgcggaataaccaaaatagaaaattgcactagaaacaaaaaacacctaaccgacaaaaacatttgatactcaccgtaaagtgcccgtatcccccacgcgtcctccgcgtccaaccattcagcgttttcggcggcgatttgacgccgcgccgagcggtactcccgcaccgcccgcctgtacccaatactcataaacccggacggcgccggatattccaaacactaaaaatttaagaaaagaggaaaccaattataaaaaccctacgcacttccaccaaaacacaaaacacccaacaacttgcactaaacgtaccagtaaaaacagcgcgagctcgcgaggaaggcttaagaaacacaacatgatgtcgcaactgatcacaacggaatgagaagcgacgagacaatcgagtctcttgcaaggaagaactgccttacgttaacaaaattttatctcgcgcacgcgaaacacacgcaagacaagagacttcgcgacgaacagaaagatgcgtcgactacacctcgacattatattttacaggattaccgtcctacaattgacgacactactcataggaggaacaacccccgacacagacttcgctataaaagaatttcaagatcacccgggcatttacttcgaaaacttaggcgatctacagatttaccgggatagttggaaactaatactacacttagacatatcgtacatttaccgacgcgaatcaaatctccaggcagcactatatgacatacttgctcagtgtaaaacaccttctactaataacttacaaaaattctgtaaaacgtttggcacgaaaattcaaagcaaagtagaccgcgtaaccaaattccttacttacgtccaacaaaccataagctccgcaccaaaacagcgtcgcgggctaatagacggattaggttacataggcaaatcactcttcggactaatggattccgaagacagaaagataatcaacgaccaaatagacttcctaaaaagacaagacagtagattaaagaatacaatcaaagggcaaatgcaaattgtaagagctaacgccgaacttctaaatgaaactatacacaacgtacaagaaaatgaaaaaacccttttaaacgcaacttggcaaattcaatacttactacaacagacgactgacattactagatttcgagagacaatagacgaaaacctcatactaataaatagcgtcgcggaaacactcctgcgtgacacacaagacttgttagaattcataatgtatataaagaaaggagtccttaacccacaattaatgccaccggcacaaatcataacatacctcacttcagcactcgctcacatcccgcaaggattagacttcccgatcggaataaaactagaaaatatgcacgtcctatacgacatccttacactttccgcattttcggatacgaaatcaattaccgtagtactagatatcccattgttgagcgcaaagaaattcaaattaagcaaggtacacccggtacccacaaaggtaaacgattcgttctacgcgtatatagaacccctcgactcatacgtggtactcgacacctcggtgcaagattacatacaactaagcaaacaagacctaacagaatgtaaaactataaacgagctatatctctgcacctcaaaccatccaatgttcaaagcgataccatacggaccctgcgaagtacagttgtacacaaaattgacgcaaaaaccgaacaattgtaaaatacgaatcatgacactgaaacacacgatcctgatagaattacaacaaccgggcacatggatttatatcgcaccgaaacaaatacaactagcagtaacctgcggcgataaaaacacaaacatgtatagtattaaggactctggtataataacgataagaaataaatgtactatcactaccgccgaatttacgatagaaaccggaaaacaatacggaatagaaaaaacatggaactacttacctggttacaatttgacactagacgaaattacgtttccacagaccactgtaaattcgtaccgacataccaattttgaacttaaaagaataatcaaacacccggaagaattaaataaagttagtaaaaaattagaagacttacaaaacgatttagaaaaacccgagattatactaaccgagtatcactatagcttctttacactatcctctgtgacgggatttatcacaactacactatgtatgttcgcactttacaaatgcattgtacgctgcaaagcaaaaacaccacgacactgtaccacagacaacacgagtcgcgacaaaacaacacaaaaacccgaagcgataatcaaaatagttagtaaggaggaaacgtcttccactaattctctttaaaatataccattataagctagttaagaaaaaccacatgtaagtcgatgataaccaatccaaccattacgagttttgggatttccctaagatagtttatcatcggcagaaaaagctatggcttttcctccccaaggggggagggatgttgtgcccaggcaacgcccaagcacacgtgtcacgcgacatattatacttcatattaaccattatactactccagaacgttcgagacgttcctaagcaaaatcagttgcgaggcaaagcgcgaaactacaaaatcagcgaaattgcgagcgttgcaacgtgaccatgcacggcaacgcgaagcgacggcaccacgcccaatagcgcaataaaaaccgatttgccgccgcaaatcgggagactctagagccgactctcgaccagttaacacggttaattcctacttgtacactccggtctagtttaagtgtttttgaataaagacttagtctttgggtttaatcacacttggtgtagttcatccggtggattctcatcctttaatcactcccgaacccacgattacgccagatcccgtaccagccttgcgagccatcacgcagggcacaacacaGTTCACTCGCGAAATATGAGTCATTTGCGACGTTGGCACTTTGTGTGTCCTTTTTTCGTTTAAAACAGTCCGCGGCCTTATGTCCCCTTTTCTTGCAATAATTACACTTGATTTTTGATCCGCTCGAGACAGCACTGTCGTCGTCTCGTCGATTGACGCTGGTAGCGCCATCGAATTTTGTTTTGGTACGATTCCGCTTGACGAACATGGCGCTCGAACTTGTTTCAGCCGCTCTATGCACTTTACCGTCGtgctcttcgatgattttgatcaTCAGCGCCTCGATGTCCGGCAAAATGTCGCGAGATTTGATCGCACAGCAGAAATTGTCGAAACTGCTAGGCAGGCTGTGTAGTAACATTACAGAGAGCAAGTCGCCATTGATTTCGATTTTCATGGCCCCCAGTTTGTCGACGACGTCCATGAACTTCGACAGATGATCTCTGACGTCATCGCCCTCGAGCATCTTCTTGGACAATAATTGTTCCAGAAGCGTGGCTTTCCTCATTGGTCCTTGGGACACGTAAACCGACATCAATTTGTCCCACACCTCTTTGGACGTTTCACAATTGCGAAGATGTCTGAGCTGCGAAGGGCTCATAGACAAAATTAGATCAGATTTCGCCTTGCGGTCCTCTGTCGTCCATTTTCCGAGCGCGGCCCGCGTTGCGGCAAGTTCATCGCCGCTGCCGGTCACGACAGGTTTCGGAACGTCACCTGCGACATATTGCCATGCATCGTTCTTGATCAAAATTGCCTTGACTTGGATTCGCCATGTGTCGTAGTTGTGCTTTGTCAAAAGCTCGATGCGTGTCGAATTGACGGTCGTAGTCGTCATTGTAAATCGTTCGCACGTATCGCGATCGTCTTCAATTAAAACGATGGTGTCGTCTCGTGTCGAATATACAACGCACCAAACCACGGAACGCGTTTCTCGTATTATTTATTGTTCACTTTGCACTGCTGGCGTTCGCCGGGTTTTCCGTAGACACCAGCGCGTGCTCGGCACTGAACGGCACAGCGAAAACCGAACTCGACTGCGTCGTTCTTTCGCGAACGCGTCACCATGTGTTTCGCTAGCGGTTAAACTCGCGGCGAATATTCAACTTGTCTTCCTCTTTCGCGAgacctgggcccataacctgttagaGTTTGCAGGTCGGAAAGGAAGATAATGCGCGGTTAGTTTTGAaagatataattaatttttagaacGTACAATTATGGAAAACGTTACGACCTACAACCCGCGCGTGTCGCTAGGTAGGGACGAGAACAGAGAGGGGATCCACAGGTCGCCGTCTGGAGGGAGTCCCAGGGCATCAAGGCAGCGTTTTCACGACTGCCTGGTGCGTCCGCAATgtatgttgctctatctccaacaattttttaattttttttaaaaaaatttttaattttattttaaaatgttaaaaaaaaattagattcttccatttttaaatttttttaaagaatttattattattttttttaatttaaaatttcttttttaaatttttcttattttttaaaatttttttaaaattttttattattattattttatttcaattttttaaatttttttaaaaaaattgtattctttatttttttatttattttttaatttattttaaatttttttataatttcttaaaaatttttttagattcatatttttttaaaattaaaaaaaaaatattattattatttttaattttataaaattatttttaaattttttttttaaatttttgtttttaatttttaaaaaatttttttagatccttttttattttttttattttttttaaacaaaattttaagattttttctaatttttttttctaattttttttaaaaaattttgttcaatttttttatttattaattttttcataattttatttttgttttatttttttttaaatttaaaaatttttttttaaatattttttaatttttttttaatttttttaaattgtttttttatttgtgtttaaaaacttttttaaattttattttttaattcctttgtaaattattttaattttttttatttttttattttttaaaaatttattttagattctttttttaatttaaatttttttttattttttaaatttttttttaaatttaaaaaaaagaatttttttaattttttaaaaaaattttctttaatatttttatcttttaatttttttaaacaaatttttaattttttttataatttcattatatttttaaaaaaaaatttaaaaatttaaaaaaaatttatacaaatttttaaaaaatgaatttttttaaaaaaattaaaaaaacttttttaaaaattgttaaaaattaataaattttttattttaaattttgtaaaaataaaaaaaaatttaggagtaaataaataaaaataaagataaagaaaaattcaaaaagaataaaaaaaaattaaaaaaagaaatttaaatttttttttttaaatttttaaaaaaaaaattaaaaaagaagaatctaaaataaaatttttaatgtaaaaaaaaataaacttttttttaaaaaaagttaaaaaaatatataattaaaaaaaataatttaaaaaaataaaaaaaattatttttttttaaacgaaaataaataattatatttttttttaaaaatttaaaaaaaaataaaaatattttaagaaaataagaaattaaaaaaataaaattaaaaaattaaaaaattcaaaaaaaattaaaatgatattcaaaaaatatatatttgagagaaaaaaattaattaaaaaaaaaataaaataaataaataaataaaaaaattttaaaaacttaaaaaactttaattttttttgtataaataaaaaaaaataaacaaataaaaataaagaaaaggaaaaaattaaaaaaaaattttaaaaaataaaaaaaaattaaaaaaataatttaaaaaattaagaataaaatttttaccaaaatttaaaaaattaaataaaacaataataataaaaattattttttttttaattaaaaaaaaaaattaaaaattatttttttaaaaaattaaaaaaaattaaaaaacaagatttaaaacaaaatttaaaaattgaaatgacaatcaaatacaaattaaaaaaaattgaaaaaaaaataaatgtaacgtcccacgatttttcctgcgtttcctattcccaattccactagtaaacctcaaaatcactccactagtgtctatcaaactcaactcctaccccatctcctcaatcaccgatcaccttgatgttgcaccttagcggtcaacaacacaggatgatcaatacaaacctccacctcgctgatgtaccttagcggtccccatcacgagatgatcgtttcaaaaccctcttcgcctattcgtcttacaaggcacgaatcattccctccaaaaacaaattcaaacaagtccctcattacaaatccctcttaaatcgagaccaaatctcaaccccctctttacgactcatgaagtccaagccactctaataacccctttcccgtaaaacacccgaaatccattcgatgagttgagtatctcttttcgctgtcataaaaaccccagaaacctaattgcgacgtatatttggcgtacgtgacataaatacgtctattaatagacgtaccgtttgtaaaaaccccggaagtcctactgcgtcttaaaccgaaatgtgccaaggtctttaccgcgcgtaccccacaatactcctgtgaaagtacataaatatgaggtcctgacaggccgagtcctctttcttcgacagaaatcactcttcggtagaaggcttacttgaaaagtatatctttaaagtgttaatattaaactcagtgttcgacgatcaccgtaagccatttatattacttaatattattgtgcatatcaccaccataccatactattcaattatttcgtttgtaactgcttatcgcaatcttactattcaattatttcgtttataactgcttatcgcaatcttacaattctattatttcatttataactgcttatcgcaatcttactattctattattttgtttataactgcttatcgcaatcttactattctattattttgtttataactgcttatcgcaatcttatcatattattattattaacgatcattattaaacgacttatattgtatctcatgtccatatatatatatattaaatgttataaccatattacaaatattgtgccaatgctaaaagccccctcacacgattataataaccgattaacgaagttaataaatcgctttgtttaaaatcttgcttcaagttatttgtgttcaaccattagttacgaacgtactaagatacaaaccaacgagtcggcgaaacagctgatcgcggatcgcgaactcgagaacagtgacagtgtttactaacattcccttgcatagctgcacgtatagacgaatttctcaagaaatattacgaggaaactttttgtgcctatgcaacggtaaatctgatattacgtaaaccaaaacaaagtgctaacgggtgttccccaaatacgctctagcctttaaacttccctggtcgactagtgtgctggattatagattcgcgcctggcgttcctccctgtaaaacgattagtgtgctggattatagattcgcgcctgaattccttcaaaatcctcagtgtgctggattcaagattcgcgcctgacgttcctctccttccaaaccctcagtgtgctggattatagattcgcgcctgaattcctttcaaaccctcagtgtgctggattcaagattcgcgcctgacgttcctctccttccaaaccctcagtgtgctggattcaatattggcgcctaagttccttccaaaccctcagcgtgacggattcaatattcgcgcctaagttccttccaaaccctcagtgtgacggatttaatattcgcgcctggtcttcccccaaaaatctcagagtgctggattttagattcgcgcctgtctttctcctttcctaatgtcatcgctcccaaaagacctcacccgggacgtgacataaagagaaacgaaaattttttttaaaattaaaaaaaaaataagaaacgaaatttttaaaaaattgaaaaaaattaaaaatagaataattttttaaaagaatatttaaaaaaattaataaaagaattctttaaatttaaaaaatgaaaaaaaaattaaaaattaaaaaattttaaaaaaaagtttaaaaaaataaaaaaaaattttaaaatataaaaaaattaaaagagaaaatttaaaatgaaatttttttaaaattataagacaaaaattttaaaaaattttaaattttaaaaataaaaaattaaactaaatataaattttttttttaattttttaaaaaatttaaaaaaaaattttaaaaatgaaaaaaaatgaaaattttttaaaaaattaagaatttttttttaaaaattaaaaaaaaataaaaagaaaataatgtttttattaaaatttgtttttaaaaaataaatgaaatttaaaaaaaaataaaaaaaaattaatttaaattttttttaaaaaaatatttacaaaaaattaaaaaaataaaaaaaatttaaaatttaaaaacaaaattaaataaaaatgtttaaaaaatgaagaaaaaataaaaattaaaaattaaaaataataataattgaaataataataaaaaaaaattttaaatattgtgaGTTTATAAATTGTACTAAAAGTATATTTACAGTAacacaaatagaaaatataatacagaAAAGATCTTAGAATTAAAAGGAACTAAAGCTATTATTACAACACTA includes:
- the LOC143378060 gene encoding uncharacterized protein LOC143378060, which gives rise to MWLRAALITVLQLTTLLIGGTTPDTDFAIKEFQDHPGIYFENLGDLQIYRDSWKLILHLDISYIYRRESNLQAALYDILAQCKTPSTNNLQKFCKTFGTKIQSKVDRVTKFLTYVQQTISSAPKQRRGLIDGLGYIGKSLFGLMDSEDRKIINDQIDFLKRQDSRLKNTIKGQMQIVRANAELLNETIHNVQENEKTLLNATWQIQYLLQQTTDITRFRETIDENLILINSVAETLLRDTQDLLEFIMYIKKGVLNPQLMPPAQIITYLTSALAHIPQGLDFPIGIKLENMHVLYDILTLSAFSDTKSITVVLDIPLLSAKKFKLSKVHPVPTKVNDSFYAYIEPLDSYVVLDTSVQDYIQLSKQDLTECKTINELYLCTSNHPMFKAIPYGPCEVQLYTKLTQKPNNCKIRIMTLKHTILIELQQPGTWIYIAPKQIQLAVTCGDKNTNMYSIKDSGIITIRNKCTITTAEFTIETGKQYGIEKTWNYLPGYNLTLDEITFPQTTVNSYRHTNFELKRIIKHPEELNKVSKKLEDLQNDLEKPEIILTEYHYSFFTLSSVTGFITTTLCMFALYKCIVRCKAKTPRHCTTDNTSRDKTTQKPEAIIKIVSKEETSSTNSL